The proteins below are encoded in one region of Balaenoptera acutorostrata chromosome 11, mBalAcu1.1, whole genome shotgun sequence:
- the IL2RB gene encoding interleukin-2 receptor subunit beta gives MAAPALSWCLSFLVLLLPLAIPRASTSVNGLTTSSPGRCRSGGGTPEGHGHPAASHARLILPADASELTCFYNSRANISCAWSRDGGLQLTTCHIHAQPDKRQWNRSCELLPVKPGSWACNLILGPPDSQKLTIVDVINLTVRCREGERWRRMMTRNFKPFDNIRLMSPHSLQVVHIGTHSCNITWNVSQFSHYIQSSVEFEVRTRSPGCSWEDTLLRTLRQNQQWISLEMLAPDTLYELQVRARPQLGNHEAWSPWSQPLAFRTKPAATRKKTPTLPWLGHIMLGLSCAFGFALLVYFLTSFRYNGPWLKKVLKCHIPDPSEFFSQLSSEHGGDFQKWLSSPFPSSSFSPSGPLPEISPLEVLDRDAKATQLLLLQQQDKGSSSSTETSGHSVTSCFTNQGYFFFHLPNALEIEACQVYFAYDPFMEEPDEGGPGVPEGALLPPLPPPPGEEDAYCTFPPGDDLLLFSPSLLGGPGPPNTALGGIGAGEERLPSAPQEGVPGDWAPQPLGPPTPEAPDLVDLQSPPEPALGEAGVEVSVPSPREGAGFPWASFPGQGQVRAPISCLTLNTDVYLSLQELQDQDPAHAV, from the exons ATGGCGGCTCCTGCTCTGTCCTGGTGTCTGTCCTTCCTTGTCCTCCTCTTGCCCCTGGCCATCCCTCGGGCATCTACATCGGTGAACG GATTGACTACTTCCTCACCTGGTAGGTGCAGGAGTGGCGGGGGAACCCCAGAGGGCCATGGGCACCCTGCAGCCAGCCACGCACGCCTCATCTTACCAGCAGATGCTTCCGAGCTCACGTGCTTCTACAACTCGAGAGCCAATATCTCCTGTGCCTGGAGCCGGGATGGGGGACTGCAGCTCACGACCTGCCACATCCATGCCCAGCCGGATAAAAG GCAGTGGAACAGATCCTGTGAGCTGCTCCCAGTGAAGCCGGGATCCTGGGCGTGTAACCTCATCCTAGGACCCCCAGAT TCTCAGAAACTGACCATAGTTGACGTCATCAACTTGACCGTGAGGTGCCGCGAAGGGGAGAGGTGGAGGAGGATGATGACCCGGAATTTCAAGCCCTTTGACAACA TTCGTCTGATGTCCCCCCACTCCCTCCAAGTCGTCCACATAGGGACCCACAGTTGCAACATAACCTGGAATGTCTCCCAGTTCTCCCACTACATTCAGAGCAGTGTGGAGTTTGAGGTCCGGACAAGGTCCCCGGGCTGCAGCTGGGAG GACACCCTGCTGCGGACCCTCAGGCAGAACCAGCAATGGATCTCCCTGGAGATGCTGGCTCCAGACACGCTGTACGAGCTTCAGGTGCGGGCCAGGCCCCAGCTAGGCAACCACGAGGCTTGGAGCCCCTGGAGCCAGCCCCTGGCCTTCAGGACAAAGCCTGCAG CAACCAGGAAGAAGACCCCGACCCTTCCTTGGTTGGGCCACATCATGTTGGGCCTCAGCTGCGCTTTTGGTTTTGCCCTCTTGGTTTACTTTCTGACCAGCTTTCGGTACAACGGGCCGTG GCTGAAGAAGGTTCTGAAGTGTCACATCCCAGACCCCTCGGAGTTCTTTTCCCAGCTGAGCTCCGAGCATGGAGGAGATTTCCAG AAGTGGCTCTCCTCGCCCTTCCCCTCATCCTCCTTCAGCCCCAGCGGCCCACTGCCCGAGATCTCCCCACTGGAGGTGCTGGACAGGGACGCCAAGGCCACGCAGCTGCTCCTTCTGCAGCAGCAGGACAAGGGCTCATCATCCTCAACCGAGACCAGCGGCCACTCGGTGACCAGCTGCTTCACCAACCAGGGCTACTTCTTCTTCCACCTCCCAAACGCCCTGGAGATCGAGGCCTGCCAGGTGTACTTTGCCTACGACCCCTTCATGGAGGAGCCTGATGAGGGTGGGCCCGGGGTGCCAGAGGgggctctcctcccacccctgccgcCTCCGCCAGGGGAAGAGGATGCCTACTGCACCTTCCCCCCTGGGGACGACCTGCTGCTCTTCTCCCCCAGTCTCCTCGGTGGCCCAGGCCCCCCGAACACTGCCCTGGGGGGCATTGGGGCTGGTGAAGAGAGGCTGCCCTCAGCCCCGCAGGAGGGAGTCCCTGGAGACTgggccccccagcccctggggcctCCCACCCCGGAAGCCCCTGACCTGGTGGATTTGCAGTCACCCCCGGAGCCTGCGCTGGGAGAAGCAGGAGTGGAGGTGTCTGTCCCCAGCCCGAGGGAGGGGGCCGGCTTCCCCTGGGCCAGCTTTCCTGGGCAAGGCCAAGTCCGGGCCCCCATCTCCTGCCTGACCCTGAACACCGATGTCTACCTGTccctccaagagctccaggatCAGGACCCGGCTCACGCAGTGTAG